In Peptostreptococcus equinus, the DNA window TTTCACTGTACAGGCAGCTTCAATCTTGCACTCAACTTCATCAAGTGAAAAATCAATCTCCACCTTGCTCAAGTTCAATATGTGACATAGTGGTATTAGTTCTGATGTTTTCTTGGCTCCCATAATACCTGCAACTCTTGCAACCCCCAGAACATCACCCTTTTTCATGCCACCTTCTTTAACTTTTAAAAAGCATTCTTTTGACATTTTAATGCTACCTATTGCAATAGCTTCCCTAACTGTTTCGTTTTTTTCGCTTACATCGACCATAATGGCATTGCCATTTTTATCAAAATGTGTAAAATTACTCATATATTCTCCCCTATAAAACCTATCTACCAAAAGTACACTTAGGGAAAGTACATACGTCACATTCAAGACATAGGCCACCTTCACCAAGTTCTGCTATATCATCTGCTGTAACTTCGTCATCTGCCATAACTCTAGGTAGAATTAGGTCAAATATTGTTCTCTTAGCATACATTACACATCCTGGTAGACCGAGGATTGGTACTGTTCTTTGACCCTTATCATCGTAATAAGCCAATAGGAACATAGCCCCTGGAAGAACTGGCGCTCCGTATGAAATTATATTTGCTCCTGTATTTCTGATAGCCAAAGGAGTCTTGTCATCAGGGTCTACACTCATACCACCTGTGCAAAGGACCATGTCCGCTCCCTTTTCTATTAATTCTACAATGGCCTTAGTAACTTTCTTATCATCATCTTCTAAGATAATATGCTCAAATAATTCTCCACCGAATTCAGCTATTTTATCGATTAATACAGGAGTGAAAGTATCCTTAATTCTTCCGTAGAAAACTTCATTACCTGTAGTTACTACACCGACTTTTTTGCCCTTGAATTCTTTTATTTCAAATATAG includes these proteins:
- the moaC gene encoding cyclic pyranopterin monophosphate synthase MoaC; translated protein: MSNFTHFDKNGNAIMVDVSEKNETVREAIAIGSIKMSKECFLKVKEGGMKKGDVLGVARVAGIMGAKKTSELIPLCHILNLSKVEIDFSLDEVECKIEAACTVKTVGKTGVEMEALTGVNICLLTIYDMCKAIDKGMEILEVKLMKKTGGKSGVWER
- a CDS encoding molybdopterin-binding protein; protein product: MKIIKTVDAEGAVLCHDITQIIKGVTKDVVFKKGHVVRKEDIPVLLSVGKDNLYIWENDDNMLHENDAAEILCSMCLGENMQRTQPKEGKISLIADCHGLLKINRQALKTVNGFGQMMIASIHGDFAVQKGEKIAGTRIIPLVIEKEKMDRVKGQVDAITSGQPIFEIKEFKGKKVGVVTTGNEVFYGRIKDTFTPVLIDKIAEFGGELFEHIILEDDDKKVTKAIVELIEKGADMVLCTGGMSVDPDDKTPLAIRNTGANIISYGAPVLPGAMFLLAYYDDKGQRTVPILGLPGCVMYAKRTIFDLILPRVMADDEVTADDIAELGEGGLCLECDVCTFPKCTFGR